The following are encoded together in the Kineosporiaceae bacterium genome:
- a CDS encoding type II toxin-antitoxin system prevent-host-death family antitoxin, with amino-acid sequence MAITASEARKNLFPLIQRVNDDRTPVEITSKHGDAVLMSRADYDALEETAHLLRAPANAHRLLESLHQAMTGQREAHELAE; translated from the coding sequence GTGGCGATCACCGCCAGCGAGGCCCGCAAGAACCTGTTCCCGCTCATCCAGCGGGTCAACGACGACCGCACACCCGTCGAGATCACCTCCAAGCACGGCGACGCCGTCCTGATGTCCCGAGCCGACTACGACGCCCTCGAGGAGACCGCGCACCTCCTGCGTGCCCCCGCGAACGCGCACCGACTGCTCGAAAGCCTGCACCAGGCCATGACCGGCCAGCGCGAGGCTCATGAGCTCGCCGAGTGA
- a CDS encoding SpoIIE family protein phosphatase, translating to MDPQAEHAARVEAEQLSRRLTDLYDLTTRLAAAGSTTEVATAIIGACLPMLGASAATITIYDGVGPPRLLATVGVAGVEEILFGGSDPEDEVGARAYAALSVTRSIVAERRPVLVTSVADRVGRFPDLVAEGIVQEAWSNLPLTVGDRLVGILAFGWDAPRAFDEPDIDFLSSIAAHSAIALDRALSLRAADSALTRLRKLQEVTAGLATAATVEEIAGVLVERGVRMVAPLGVVAVLDHEARVWRRHASRTMPRPVVERFGVIPVDHSDLTPVTACAQSGQPLTFESVEDISAQYPEFAPEYLATGSRSHLCVPIMIGDRSVGALGFGFEKPGPISVERLLVAKTLASLAGPALERAALYEAEYRTAHHLQAALLPDLPDSLPGGRAGGCYVPATSGREIGGDWYDVFETPGNRIGLCVGDVVGHDLAATTVMMKLQPLLRSVAQTGAGPAQVLEALDAACDRIPGVLCSTVGCADYSATLGLLRISSAGHPPAVLLTPGHAAFLEVPPGPPLGVAVEPRRDHEFVLPDDAMVVWYSDGLIERRHRSLVDGLAELLAAATDIAQDSSFSRLAPQTVAERLRDRLSTDSAGADDLVVICLALQRETIGEAGAVFRTNLSSVAELREIRERVRHWAEGANVRPDTIDGLIQVTTEIATNALEHPWDADDPRAELTIDKVDVDRVRVRAVDRGRWRTTGDTSERGRGLAIVSELAQHTTIELRADGTHVTAVLRDAALPDDGG from the coding sequence GTGGACCCGCAGGCCGAGCACGCCGCGCGCGTCGAGGCCGAGCAGCTGTCCCGACGCCTGACGGACCTGTATGACCTGACGACCCGGCTCGCGGCCGCCGGATCCACGACCGAGGTCGCCACGGCGATCATCGGAGCCTGCCTCCCGATGCTCGGGGCCTCGGCCGCGACGATCACGATCTATGACGGCGTCGGCCCACCTCGCCTGCTGGCCACGGTCGGGGTCGCCGGCGTCGAGGAGATCCTGTTCGGCGGATCCGATCCCGAGGACGAGGTCGGTGCCCGGGCCTATGCCGCACTGTCCGTGACCCGCTCCATCGTGGCCGAGCGGCGACCGGTGCTGGTGACCTCCGTTGCTGATCGGGTTGGCCGCTTTCCCGATCTGGTCGCCGAGGGCATCGTGCAGGAGGCGTGGTCGAACCTGCCTCTGACGGTGGGGGATCGCCTGGTGGGCATCCTCGCGTTCGGCTGGGATGCACCGCGCGCATTTGACGAGCCCGACATCGACTTCCTGTCGAGCATCGCCGCGCACTCCGCGATCGCGCTCGATCGCGCCCTGTCGCTGCGGGCTGCGGATTCGGCCCTCACGCGACTGCGCAAGCTGCAGGAGGTGACCGCAGGACTGGCGACCGCCGCCACGGTGGAGGAGATCGCCGGCGTCCTGGTCGAACGGGGCGTGCGGATGGTGGCGCCGCTCGGGGTGGTTGCCGTCCTCGATCACGAGGCACGGGTCTGGCGACGCCATGCCTCGCGCACCATGCCTCGACCGGTGGTCGAGCGGTTCGGTGTCATCCCGGTGGATCACTCGGACCTGACCCCGGTGACGGCGTGCGCGCAGTCCGGCCAACCGCTGACCTTCGAGAGCGTGGAGGACATCTCCGCTCAGTACCCGGAGTTCGCGCCCGAGTATCTGGCGACCGGGAGCAGGAGTCATCTGTGCGTGCCGATCATGATCGGCGATCGCTCGGTGGGCGCCCTGGGGTTCGGGTTCGAGAAGCCGGGACCGATCAGTGTCGAACGCCTACTGGTCGCCAAGACCCTGGCGTCGTTGGCCGGGCCCGCGCTCGAGCGGGCGGCGTTGTACGAGGCGGAATATCGCACGGCGCATCACCTTCAGGCTGCACTGCTCCCGGACCTGCCCGACAGCCTGCCGGGGGGACGGGCCGGTGGTTGCTACGTGCCCGCGACGTCCGGGCGCGAGATCGGCGGTGACTGGTACGACGTCTTCGAGACCCCGGGTAACCGGATCGGGCTGTGCGTCGGCGACGTCGTCGGGCACGATCTGGCAGCCACCACCGTGATGATGAAACTGCAGCCGCTGCTGCGATCCGTGGCCCAGACCGGCGCCGGTCCGGCGCAGGTGCTCGAGGCCCTGGACGCCGCCTGCGACCGCATCCCGGGAGTGCTGTGCAGCACGGTGGGCTGCGCGGACTACAGCGCGACGCTCGGGCTGTTGCGCATCTCGAGCGCCGGCCATCCCCCGGCCGTTCTCCTCACGCCCGGGCACGCCGCATTCCTCGAGGTGCCGCCCGGGCCTCCGTTGGGGGTGGCCGTCGAGCCGCGGCGCGATCACGAGTTCGTGCTGCCGGACGACGCGATGGTGGTCTGGTACTCCGACGGACTCATCGAACGCCGGCACCGCTCACTGGTGGACGGCCTGGCGGAGCTGTTGGCTGCGGCGACCGACATCGCGCAGGACTCGTCGTTCTCGCGCCTTGCGCCGCAAACCGTGGCCGAGCGGCTGCGGGACCGGCTCAGTACCGACAGTGCTGGTGCGGACGATCTGGTCGTGATATGCCTTGCGCTGCAACGGGAGACGATCGGCGAGGCCGGTGCGGTGTTCCGGACAAACCTGTCGTCGGTGGCGGAACTCCGCGAGATCCGCGAGCGTGTCCGGCATTGGGCAGAAGGCGCCAACGTCCGGCCCGACACCATCGATGGGTTGATCCAGGTCACCACCGAGATCGCGACGAATGCCCTGGAGCATCCCTGGGACGCCGACGACCCCCGGGCCGAACTCACCATCGACAAGGTCGATGTCGACCGGGTGCGCGTGCGGGCCGTGGATCGCGGTCGCTGGCGCACCACCGGCGACACCTCCGAACGCGGCCGAGGTCTGGCCATCGTCAGCGAACTCGCCCAGCACACCACGATCGAGCTGCGCGCGGACGGCACGCACGTCACCGCCGTCCTCCGCGACGCGGCCCTCCCGGACGACGGCGGCTGA
- a CDS encoding Txe/YoeB family addiction module toxin: MRLVFTPNGWQDYTSWLTTDRAVLKRINRLIEDALRDPTDGIGKPEPLRHVLAGAWSRRITEEHRLVYLVDGDDLVILQARYHYT; encoded by the coding sequence GTGAGACTCGTCTTCACCCCCAACGGGTGGCAGGACTACACCTCCTGGCTCACCACCGACCGTGCCGTCCTGAAACGGATCAACCGGCTCATCGAGGACGCCCTGCGCGACCCCACCGACGGCATCGGGAAACCCGAACCCCTGCGCCACGTTCTCGCCGGCGCATGGTCGCGCCGCATCACCGAGGAACACCGCCTGGTCTACCTCGTCGACGGCGACGACCTCGTCATCCTCCAGGCCCGATACCACTACACATAG
- the gyrB gene encoding DNA topoisomerase (ATP-hydrolyzing) subunit B, which yields MPGASSEISSPTTPSGARPPVTDQISETTPAKTPDSAGSSGSNGHSDYDASAITVLEGLEAVRKRPGMYIGSTGERGLHHLVYEVVDNAVDEALAGYCDTIEVSLLANGGVRVVDNGRGIPVDIVESEGKPAVEVVLTVLHAGGKFGGSGYAVSGGLHGVGVSVVNALSDRVDVEVRREGSTWRQSYRTGVPVAPLAQGEATELTGTTVTFWPSTEIFETTVFDFETLRSRFQQMAFLNKGLQITLVDERPDHADDEGTAPSANFRYDGGLVDYVRHLNTSKKSEAVHDEIIDFEAEDAERRLSVEIAMQWTTAYSESVHTYANTINTHEGGTHEEGFRAALTTLVNEYARDQKLLKEKDDNLTGDDIREGLTAVVSIKLGEPQFEGQTKTKLGNTEAKTFVQRVVRQHLTDWLDSHPRDAKMVINKSVQAAAARMAARKAREATRRKGLMGGGGLPGKLADCQSTNPEESEIYIVEGDSAGGSAKMGRDPRTQAILPIRGKILNVEKARIDKVMANTEVQALISAFGTGVGEDFDLEKLRYHKIVLMADADVDGQHITTLLLTLLFRFMRPLVDGGYVYLAAPPLYKIKWNKSEPDYVYSDRERDAVVADGLARAKKLPKEEGIQRYKGLGEMNADELWETTMDPAHRILRQVTLDDAAAADEVFSVLMGEDVESRRSFIQRNAKDVRFLDI from the coding sequence ATGCCGGGGGCTTCGTCCGAGATCTCGTCCCCGACGACCCCGTCAGGAGCCCGACCACCTGTGACCGATCAGATCAGCGAAACCACCCCGGCGAAGACCCCGGATTCCGCCGGGTCGTCCGGATCCAACGGCCACAGCGACTATGACGCCAGTGCCATCACGGTGCTCGAGGGGCTCGAGGCGGTCCGGAAACGTCCCGGGATGTACATCGGCTCGACCGGTGAACGCGGGTTGCACCACTTGGTCTACGAGGTCGTGGACAACGCTGTCGACGAGGCCCTCGCGGGCTACTGCGACACCATCGAGGTGAGCCTGCTCGCCAACGGCGGTGTCCGGGTGGTCGACAACGGCCGAGGCATCCCGGTCGACATCGTCGAGTCCGAGGGCAAGCCCGCTGTCGAGGTGGTGCTGACCGTGCTGCACGCCGGCGGCAAGTTCGGCGGCAGTGGCTACGCGGTCTCCGGCGGTCTGCACGGCGTCGGGGTCTCCGTGGTCAACGCGCTGAGCGACCGGGTCGACGTCGAGGTGCGTCGCGAGGGCTCGACCTGGCGGCAGTCCTACCGCACCGGCGTCCCGGTGGCGCCGCTGGCGCAGGGTGAGGCGACCGAACTCACCGGCACCACCGTGACGTTCTGGCCCAGCACCGAGATCTTCGAGACCACGGTCTTCGACTTCGAGACGCTGCGGTCGCGGTTCCAGCAGATGGCCTTCCTGAACAAGGGCCTGCAGATCACCCTGGTCGACGAGCGCCCCGACCACGCCGACGACGAGGGCACCGCGCCGTCCGCGAACTTCCGGTACGACGGTGGCCTGGTCGACTACGTGCGGCACCTCAACACGAGCAAGAAGTCCGAGGCGGTGCACGACGAGATCATCGACTTCGAGGCCGAGGACGCCGAGCGCCGGTTGAGCGTCGAGATCGCCATGCAGTGGACGACGGCGTACTCCGAGAGCGTGCACACCTACGCCAACACCATCAACACCCACGAGGGCGGCACCCACGAGGAGGGCTTCCGGGCGGCGTTGACCACGCTGGTCAACGAGTACGCCCGCGACCAGAAGCTGCTCAAGGAGAAGGACGACAACCTCACCGGCGACGATATCCGTGAGGGCTTGACCGCGGTGGTCTCGATCAAGCTGGGTGAGCCGCAGTTCGAGGGCCAGACCAAGACCAAGCTGGGCAACACCGAGGCCAAGACCTTCGTGCAGCGCGTCGTCCGGCAGCACCTCACCGACTGGCTCGACTCCCACCCGCGCGACGCCAAGATGGTGATCAACAAGTCGGTGCAGGCCGCCGCGGCGCGGATGGCGGCCCGCAAGGCCCGGGAGGCCACCCGGCGCAAGGGCCTGATGGGCGGTGGCGGCCTACCCGGCAAGCTGGCCGACTGCCAGTCGACCAACCCCGAGGAATCCGAGATCTACATCGTCGAGGGTGACTCCGCCGGCGGCTCGGCCAAGATGGGCCGCGACCCGCGCACCCAGGCGATCCTGCCGATCCGCGGCAAGATCCTGAACGTCGAGAAGGCCCGGATCGACAAGGTCATGGCCAACACCGAGGTGCAGGCGCTGATCAGCGCCTTCGGTACCGGGGTCGGCGAGGACTTCGACCTCGAGAAGCTGCGTTATCACAAGATCGTCCTGATGGCGGACGCCGACGTCGACGGTCAGCACATCACCACGCTGCTGCTGACGCTGCTGTTCCGGTTCATGCGCCCCCTCGTGGACGGCGGGTACGTCTACCTGGCCGCCCCACCGCTGTACAAGATCAAGTGGAACAAGTCCGAGCCGGACTACGTCTACAGCGACCGTGAGCGGGACGCCGTGGTGGCCGACGGCCTGGCCCGGGCCAAGAAGCTGCCCAAGGAAGAGGGCATCCAGCGCTACAAGGGTCTGGGCGAGATGAACGCCGACGAGTTGTGGGAGACCACGATGGACCCGGCGCACCGCATCCTGCGGCAGGTGACCCTGGACGACGCGGCCGCCGCCGACGAGGTGTTCTCGGTGCTGATGGGCGAGGACGTCGAGTCGCGACGTTCGTTCATTCAACGCAACGCCAAGGATGTCCGTTTCCTCGACATTTGA
- the gyrA gene encoding DNA gyrase subunit A, with product MTEQPPQPPQDPPAGTTSPGGIGTGDITSDADGGNRVEAIDLQLEMQRSYLDYAMSVIVGRALPDVRDGLKPVHRRVLYAMYDGGYRPDRGYSKCSRVVGDVMGQYHPHGDSAIYDTLVRLAQPWSLRYPLVDGQGNFGSPGNDPAAAMRYTECRLAPLAMEMVRDIDKQTVDFKPNYDGRTQEPVILPSRFPNLLVNGSTGIAVGMATNIPPHNLREVADGVQWLLANPDAGEDELLGQLLLRIKGPDFPTYGLIMGTRGIEDAYRTGRGAITMRAKVEVEEIQGRTCLVITQLPYMVNPDNLMVKIGELAVSGKVAGIADLRDDTSSRTGGLRMVVVLKRDAVAKVVLNNLYKHTQLQETFGANMLALVDNVPRTLSLDKFVRYWVDHQIDVIVRRTQYLLNEAERQAHIYRGYVKALDALDEVIALIRRSPSAEAARSGLMDLLEIDEEQALAILNLQLRRLAALERQEIINRLAELETLIADYRDILASPLRQRTIISEELAEIVDRHGDVRRTQIVPFEGDMDAEDLIPVEEVVVTITRDGYAKRTRSDNYRAQHRGGKGVRGAQLRSDDVVEHFFVTTTHHWLLFFTNLGRVYRAKGYELPEGGRDAKGQHVANLLAFQPGETIAQVMDLENYEAAPYLVLATRGGRVKKTRLADYDSNRSGGVIAINLLDGDELVSARLVDDGADILLVSRKGMSVRFTAHDEALRPMGRATSGVTGMRFRGDDQLLSMDAVRDADDAFVFIVTEQGYAKRTMVDQYRSQSRGGLGIKVAKLSEERGDLVGAMIVGADDEVLVVMEGGKVVRSLVAEVPAKGRDTMGVVFAKPDAGDRIIAVARNSERVVVAEVEADAEAEPGTEPVAEQVGDTDAVVDQTAEAGADRSDESTEQE from the coding sequence GTGACCGAGCAGCCCCCGCAGCCCCCGCAGGACCCGCCGGCCGGCACCACCAGCCCTGGCGGCATCGGCACCGGCGACATCACCAGCGACGCCGACGGCGGCAACCGGGTCGAGGCCATCGACCTGCAGCTGGAGATGCAGCGCTCCTACCTCGACTATGCGATGAGCGTGATCGTCGGGCGCGCGCTGCCCGACGTCCGGGACGGTTTGAAGCCGGTACACCGCCGGGTGCTCTACGCGATGTACGACGGCGGCTACCGCCCCGACCGGGGGTACTCCAAGTGCTCCCGCGTCGTCGGTGACGTCATGGGGCAGTACCACCCGCACGGTGACTCGGCGATCTACGACACCTTGGTGCGCCTGGCCCAGCCGTGGTCGCTGCGCTACCCGCTGGTCGACGGCCAGGGCAACTTCGGTTCGCCCGGCAACGACCCGGCTGCCGCGATGCGGTACACCGAGTGCCGTCTGGCCCCGCTGGCCATGGAGATGGTCCGCGACATCGACAAGCAGACCGTCGACTTCAAGCCGAACTACGACGGGCGCACCCAGGAGCCGGTGATCCTGCCCAGCCGGTTCCCCAACCTGCTGGTCAACGGCTCCACCGGGATCGCGGTCGGCATGGCGACCAACATCCCGCCGCACAACCTGCGCGAGGTCGCGGACGGCGTCCAGTGGTTACTGGCCAACCCGGACGCCGGCGAGGACGAGCTGCTCGGCCAACTGCTGTTGCGCATCAAGGGTCCGGACTTCCCGACCTACGGCCTGATCATGGGCACCCGGGGCATCGAGGACGCCTATCGCACCGGCCGCGGCGCGATCACGATGCGCGCCAAGGTCGAGGTGGAGGAGATCCAGGGCCGGACCTGTCTGGTGATCACCCAGCTGCCGTACATGGTCAACCCCGACAACCTGATGGTGAAGATCGGTGAGCTGGCGGTCAGCGGCAAGGTCGCCGGCATCGCCGACCTGCGCGACGACACCTCCAGCCGCACCGGCGGGCTGCGCATGGTGGTCGTGCTCAAGCGTGACGCCGTGGCCAAGGTGGTGCTGAACAACCTCTACAAGCACACCCAGCTGCAGGAGACCTTCGGGGCGAACATGCTCGCCCTGGTCGACAACGTGCCGCGCACCCTCAGCCTGGACAAGTTCGTCCGCTACTGGGTCGACCACCAGATCGACGTCATCGTGCGGCGCACCCAGTACCTGCTCAACGAGGCCGAGCGGCAGGCCCACATCTACCGCGGTTACGTGAAGGCGCTCGACGCCCTCGACGAGGTGATCGCGCTGATCCGGCGCTCGCCGTCCGCCGAGGCCGCGCGCTCGGGCCTGATGGACCTGCTCGAGATCGACGAGGAACAGGCCCTGGCCATCCTCAACCTGCAGCTGCGGCGCCTGGCGGCCCTGGAGCGGCAGGAGATCATCAACCGGTTGGCCGAGCTCGAGACCCTGATCGCCGACTACCGCGACATCCTGGCCTCCCCGTTGCGGCAGCGCACGATCATCTCCGAGGAGCTGGCCGAGATCGTCGACCGCCACGGCGACGTCCGGCGCACCCAGATCGTGCCCTTCGAGGGCGACATGGACGCCGAGGACCTGATCCCCGTCGAGGAGGTCGTGGTCACGATCACCCGCGACGGGTACGCCAAGCGCACCCGCAGCGACAACTACCGCGCCCAGCACCGCGGCGGTAAGGGTGTGCGCGGCGCGCAGTTGCGCAGCGACGACGTGGTCGAGCACTTCTTCGTCACCACCACCCACCACTGGTTGCTGTTCTTCACCAACCTGGGCCGGGTGTACCGGGCCAAGGGTTACGAGCTGCCCGAGGGTGGGCGCGACGCCAAGGGCCAGCACGTGGCCAACCTGCTCGCGTTCCAGCCCGGCGAGACCATCGCCCAGGTGATGGACCTGGAGAACTACGAGGCGGCGCCGTACCTGGTGCTGGCCACCCGCGGTGGCCGGGTCAAGAAGACCCGGCTGGCCGACTACGACTCCAACCGCTCCGGCGGTGTGATCGCGATCAACCTGCTGGACGGCGACGAGCTGGTCTCGGCTCGCCTGGTCGACGACGGCGCCGACATCCTGCTGGTCTCGCGCAAGGGCATGTCGGTGCGGTTCACCGCCCACGACGAGGCGCTGCGTCCGATGGGGCGCGCGACGTCCGGCGTGACCGGCATGCGGTTCCGCGGCGACGACCAGTTGTTGTCGATGGACGCCGTGCGCGACGCCGACGACGCCTTCGTCTTCATCGTCACCGAGCAGGGCTATGCCAAGCGCACCATGGTCGACCAGTACCGCTCGCAGTCGCGCGGTGGCCTGGGCATCAAGGTGGCCAAGCTGAGCGAGGAGCGCGGTGACCTGGTCGGCGCCATGATCGTCGGTGCGGACGACGAGGTGTTGGTGGTCATGGAGGGCGGCAAGGTGGTGCGCTCGCTGGTGGCCGAGGTGCCGGCCAAGGGTCGCGACACCATGGGTGTGGTCTTCGCCAAGCCGGACGCCGGTGACCGGATCATCGCCGTGGCCCGCAACAGCGAGCGTGTGGTCGTGGCCGAGGTCGAGGCCGACGCCGAGGCCGAGCCGGGCACCGAACCGGTCGCCGAGCAGGTCGGCGACACGGACGCGGTGGTCGATCAGACGGCCGAGGCGGGCGCTGACCGATCGGATGAGTCCACCGAGCAGGAGTGA
- a CDS encoding DUF3566 domain-containing protein: MGAVPPGAGSPAPSSAPPVKPAPVPSPVGMPQPAPGSPVPVGQPAPVGAPRTVRLTLARVDPWSALKLSFLLSVALGVALVVATVILWQVLNGMGVFDSLNGTLRDVGGVKSQFDLYDYVGLSRVISFATLVAVFNVLTIMALTTLGAVLYNIAGSLVGGLNVTLADD; this comes from the coding sequence ATGGGCGCGGTGCCGCCCGGTGCCGGATCGCCGGCCCCGTCGAGTGCGCCCCCGGTGAAGCCTGCCCCCGTGCCCAGCCCCGTGGGCATGCCGCAGCCGGCTCCCGGATCGCCCGTCCCGGTGGGTCAACCGGCACCGGTCGGTGCGCCGCGCACGGTGCGCCTCACCTTGGCTCGGGTCGATCCCTGGTCGGCGCTGAAGCTGTCGTTCCTGCTGTCCGTGGCGCTCGGGGTCGCCCTGGTGGTGGCCACGGTGATCCTCTGGCAGGTGCTCAACGGCATGGGGGTGTTCGACTCCCTCAACGGCACCCTGCGCGACGTCGGTGGCGTCAAGTCGCAGTTCGACCTCTACGACTACGTCGGGCTCAGCCGCGTGATCTCGTTCGCCACCCTGGTGGCCGTGTTCAACGTGTTGACGATCATGGCCCTGACCACGTTGGGGGCGGTGCTGTACAACATCGCCGGCAGCCTGGTCGGTGGCTTGAACGTCACCCTCGCCGACGACTGA
- a CDS encoding HAD family hydrolase, with product MPAESTPMSGDDTARLLVAAASAVLLDFDGPVGEVFAGYPSGRVADDVRRVIHAAGMRFLDDLADTQDPLTVLRLVAQRRPDLTGAVDDALTIAELHASCMSRPTAGARAFLVACRTARRPVVIVSNNSAACVRAYLARHDLVGHVTAVLGRPRHRPDLMKPHPGLVEAALARVRVEPARAVLIGDSVTDVEVALACRVPVIGLANKPGKRDRLAAAGAEVIIEAMTELVVPEAV from the coding sequence GTGCCGGCCGAGTCGACGCCGATGAGCGGGGACGACACAGCTCGGCTGCTGGTGGCGGCGGCGTCCGCCGTGCTGCTCGACTTCGACGGTCCGGTCGGCGAGGTGTTCGCGGGGTACCCGTCCGGCCGGGTCGCGGACGACGTGCGACGGGTGATCCACGCGGCCGGGATGCGGTTCCTCGACGATCTCGCTGACACCCAGGACCCCCTGACCGTGCTCCGGTTGGTGGCGCAGCGTCGTCCCGACCTGACCGGTGCGGTGGACGACGCGCTGACCATCGCCGAACTGCACGCCAGTTGTATGTCGCGCCCCACCGCCGGTGCCCGGGCCTTCCTGGTGGCATGCCGGACGGCGCGTCGTCCGGTGGTGATCGTCAGCAACAACAGTGCCGCCTGCGTGCGTGCCTACCTGGCCCGACACGATCTGGTCGGTCACGTGACGGCGGTTCTCGGACGCCCGCGGCACCGGCCGGATCTGATGAAGCCGCATCCAGGCCTGGTCGAGGCGGCGTTGGCGCGCGTCAGGGTCGAGCCGGCCCGCGCCGTCCTGATCGGTGACTCGGTGACGGACGTCGAGGTCGCTCTCGCGTGCCGGGTACCCGTGATCGGCCTGGCGAACAAGCCCGGCAAGCGGGACCGACTGGCCGCCGCGGGTGCCGAGGTGATCATCGAGGCCATGACCGAGCTGGTTGTGCCCGA